The following proteins are co-located in the Cutaneotrichosporon cavernicola HIS019 DNA, chromosome: 3 genome:
- the BUD31 gene encoding uncharacterized protein (G10 protein) — MPKIRTSRTKPPPEGFEDIQDILEEYEKKMRDAETESHEGKRKVEAVWPIMRISHARSRYIYDLYYKRELISRQLYDWLLKQGYADANLIAKWKKQGYERLCCVRCVQVKDSNFQGSTCICRVPKASLKKGIVVECPNCGKITTAYYELTPGCRGCASGD; from the exons ATGCCCAAAATCAGGACCAGCCGCACCAAGCCTCCTCCCGAGGGGTTTGAGGACATCCA ggaCATACTCGAGGAGTACGAGAAGAAGATGCGCGATGCCGAGACCGAGAGCCACGAAggcaagcgcaaggtcgaggcggtgtG gccGATCATGCGTATCTCGcacgcgcgctcgcgatACATTTACGACTTGTACTacaagcgcgagctcatCTCGCGACAGCTGTACGACTGGCTCCTGAAGCAGGGATACGCCGATGCCAA CTTGATAGCCAAGTGGAAGAA GCAAGGATACGAGCGCCTCTGCTGCGTCCGCTGCGTCCAGGTCAAGGACTCGAACTTCCAGGGCTCGACCTGCATCTGCCGCGTCCCCAAGGCAAGCCTCAAGAAGGGTATCGTCGTCGAGTGCCCGAACTGCGGTAAGATCACCACTGCTTACTAtgagctcacaccaggctGCCGTGGCTGCGCATCCGGTGACTAG
- the APA2 gene encoding uncharacterized protein (ATP adenylyltransferase), translating into MEPTTAVNPGDILARLPAAFDAARKAGDLVFYDSTVRSVPGEFPFEIRTAPALGEKKAATEEAESPEGPETKRKRVDAPERPSPFRPPYVPGLYVGSVAGVEGEVDMSVLLNKFSLLPEHFLLCPVVEEPQSLPPTPGQLAQTFAFILAANRERRDLLAFYNGGPGAGASQRWRHLQFVEARAPIESWVRGMTFERPNYPVIHPNLPYLHIVCPLPPAHNLPSPMSADDLVELADRLAPLLMRSLDVAFDALRRAGGDRSQGWNLLMTLDHMHLIPRSAPSFVTEGLTLDINSLGYAGMLLVKSDAEGAALDRAAEKEGGLINILTRCAIPREFGEQAAEAEATLHLGSDEQLHGHEEANVNTDGRAAKPRM; encoded by the exons ATGGAACCAACAACCGCCGTCAACCCAGgcgacatcctcgcccgcctccccgCGGCCTTTGACGCCGCACGCAAGGCCGGTGACCTCGTCTTCTATGACAGCACGGTGCGCTCCGTGCCCGGCGAGTTTCCC TTTGAGATCCGTACGGCCCCCGCGCTTGGTGAAAAGAAGGCTGCCACCGAGGAAGCCGAGAGTCCCGAGGGTCCCGAGACAAAGCGTaagcgcgtcgacgccccAGAGCGCCCGTCCCCCTTCCGCCCGCCCTACGTTCCCGGGCTGTATGTCGGCAGTGTggccggcgtcgagggtgaggtgGACATGAGCGTGTTG CTCAACAAGttctccctccttcccgagcacttcctcctctgcccCGTCGTGGAGGAGCCGCAATCCCTCCCCCCAACGCCCGGACAACTCGCCCAGACCTTTGCTttcatcctcgccgcgaACCGTGAGAGGCGCGACCTGCTGGCATTCTACAATGGTGGTCCTGGGGCTGGAGCGAGCCAGCGCTGGCGTCACCTCCAGTttgtcgaggcgcgcgcgcccatCGAGTCCTGGGTTCGGGGCATGACATTTGAGCGGCCTA actACCCCGTCATCCATCCCAACTTGCCGTACTTGCACATTGTGTGCCCGCTCCCGCCGGCACACAACCTGCCGTCGCCGATGAGTGCCGATGATCTCGTGGAACTGGCGGACCGCCTCGCACCGCTCCTGATGCGCTCACTCGACGTTGCGTTTGACGCCCTCCGCCGGGCGGGAGGCGACCGCTCGCAGGGTTGGAATCTGCTCATGACGCT cgaCCACATGCACCTCATCCcacgctcggcgccgagcttcGTCACAGAGGGGCTTACACTCGACATCAACTCGCTTGGATACGCGGGAATGCTGCTCGTCAAGAGTGATGCTGAGGGtgcggcgctcgaccgcgctgcggagaaggaaggcggGCTGATCAACATCCTGACGCGGTGCGCTATCCCTCGCGAGTTTGGTGAACAGGCagcagaggccgaggcgacACTACACCTCGGCTCGGACGAGCAGCTCCATGGCCA cgaggaggccaaTGTCAATACCGATGGAAGAGCCGCAAAGCCCAGAATGTAG
- a CDS encoding uncharacterized protein (BSD domain), protein MSADPKAPAISTDDSPAQLPSEPPTPVAASTSAAQEAKSPTAAEAASSAASQAAGAAAAAGAAVQNAANTARARAQQHGFYQGNIEEELGQVVKSLGSFWGGFKARSASTFTTLKADAGKGLAQVQNDLKQLQDVKVEVGVKEKEDWEREQEEERKKKEEHEAKEAEEREREAALKDKGKGRALPEDEAGPDGLTSPTSAFFSRLTNSTSSLQATLQGTLNSTLAAAKANPALSNPTQLRDQLAENLRLSSARENLTLSLRQAEALAEDYLKKGSEWARNAEQAAEKWVEENVKVVPPEGIGATLAMASWDTGELYSFSTMVPEKQEVPTGEGGRTPRASLSSAAVAGSRKEALLRRLREDMELLLLDPGAKAETQQRRDEFAAWVRDTWPTAQTTGREAEVGNVGGIRMALVPEHLTDEQFWQRYLFHKDMIEAADKKRKALLEASTADDGTDDFNWDDDEEEHAGPSAKDDKPVSPAPSGPSVPSSAATPKPPAVAKITPATSPRDSEESYDVVRTSTAAPTEDSDSDWE, encoded by the exons ATGTCCGCCGACCCCAAGGCACCAGCGATCTCGACCGACGATTCGCCCGCCCAGCTACCCTCTGAACCGCCGACGCCggtcgccgcctcgacgtccgCCGCCCAGGAGGCCAAGTCCCCGACCGCAGCTGAAGCCGCCTCCTCTGCGGCATCGCAAGCGGCTGGAGCTGCCGCAGCTGCTGGCGCGGCTGTGCAGAACGCTGCCAACACtgcgagggcgcgcgcacAGCAGCACGGGTTCTATCAGGGTAACatagaggaggagctgggcCAGGTCGTCAAGTCGCTTGGCAGCTTCTGGGGTGGTTTCAAAGCGAGG TCTGCGTCCACGTTCACAACCCTCAAGGCCGATGCTGGGAAGGGCCTTGCCCAGGTCCAGAACGACCTGAAGCAGCTCCAGGACGTCAAGGTCGAAGTCGGAGTCAAGGAAAAGGAGGACTgggagcgcgagcaggaggaggagcgtaagaagaaggaggagcatgaagccaaggaggccgaggagcgcgagcgggaGGCGGCATTgaaggacaagggcaagggaCGAGCCCTTCCCGAGGACGAAGCCGGGCCTGATGGCCTGACATCTCCAACCAGCGCATTCTTCTCTCGCCTGACGAACAGCACGTCGTCGCTTCAGGCGACGTTACAGGGTACGCTCAACTCGACTTTGGCAGCCGCCAAGGCGAACCCGGCACTCAGCAACCCAACACAGCTGAGAGACCAGCTGGCCGAGAATCTGCGCCTCTCGAGTGCGCGCGAAAACCTCACTCTGTCACTGCGACAGGCCGAGGCACTGGCCGAGGATTACCTGAAAAAGGGCAGCGAGTGGGCCCGTAACGCCGAGCAGGCGGCCGAGAAATGGGTTGAGGAGAACGTCAAGGTCGTGCCTCCCGAGGGTATTGGCGCGACACTGGCCATGGCCTCATGGGACACCGGCGAGCTGTACTCGTTCTCGACGATGGTGCCGGAGAAGCAGGAAGTGCCGACGGGTGAGGGCGGGCGTACACCCcgcgcgtcgctctcgtcaGCGGCCGTGGCGGGCTCGCGCAAGGAAGCGCTCCTGCggcgcctgcgcgaggacatggagctcctcctcctcgaccctGGGGCTAAAGCCGAGACCCAGCAGCGTCGCGACGAGTTCGCGGCCTGGGTCCGCGACACGTGGCCGACTGCGCAGACTACTGGCcgtgaggccgaggtcggcaatGTCGGAGGTATCCGCATGGCGCTCGTGCCCGAGCACCTCACGGATGAGCAGTTCTGGCAGCGCTACCTGTTCCACAAGGACATGATTGAAGCAGCTgacaagaagcgcaaggcgctGTTGGAGG catcCACTGCCGATGACGGCACGGACGATTTCAACtgggacgacgatgaggaggagcacgCGGGTCCCAGCGCTAAGGACGACAAGCCCGTATCACCCGCTCCCTCTGGTCCCTCTGTTCCCTCGTCCGCAGCGACGCCCAAGCCGCCCGCCGTGGCCAAAATCACCCCCGCAACGTCGCcgcgcgacagcgaggagaGCTACGATGTAGTGCGCACGAGCACGGCCGCGCCAACCGAGGACTCTGACTCGGACTGGGAGTAG
- a CDS encoding uncharacterized protein (Forkhead associated domain), giving the protein MAFIPESQEVNYDDYGLEATQLSQPVRASQRNTQPDNSQMEPRRKYWALFIPMNSKHSILKLPWSKTVIQIGRGQIANVGNDVVLEEKRVSNRHCRISLGVKELKVSRMDMTEEDILEELLGREEAPDVWIEDLKSSNGTFVNGKRLNKQRQLLQNGDEISLGHQGTAESHDVRYIFRSVGTRSGGGTTRDGNVGEVYQRYQILETLGKGTFAEVKKAVDIENGDMRAIKLIVKHRFDHDPKTLKLFEREIDICTTLVHENICRLLEWFEDPQHITLVLEFIDGGDLLNYIMEYNEGNSPLPEEEAQDFTFQICRAMAFCHEKGVTHRDLKPENILVTKESESQGRLIKIADFGLAKMITVEDKTMLKSLVGTPQYLAPEVVMQTKTSPGYENVVDSWSIGIIVYSMLTKSLPFDDNSELSLEQRIRARATIDFDRVELERYHVSAAGVDFIERLLQPDPTKRMTMEEALMHEWLSGPSSFPSEPSQSQPLFGDSMWNIKDFRSDEAGTSDGGDLDMNDDATRSDWTRPATMSATNFGSASMGASFGGASVSSNDSFSQPMENLRLGTAKINQLSPPREEATASPPLRPNGTVEMREATPTPGNVIGSSPKHAPMDVDSSAVTVGAKRKMPFLADAFSSGELSPPPQQPKPTAHPRKRATPPKKTAGKKTSSPKKVAASKKSPVKAANGQADRETTPRAEQAPGHGRVTRAATARLAAEQRSPASRTRSHAVRDGELRGSKSRRVG; this is encoded by the exons ATGGCGTTCATCCCCGAGTCCCAAGAGGTCAACTACGATGATTACGGCCTTGAAGCCACACAGCTGTCGCAGCCCGTCAGGGCTTCGCAGCGAAACACGCAACCCGACAACTCCCAGATGGAGCCGCGCCGCAAGTATT GGGCATTGTTCATCCCAATGAACTCCAAACATTCGATCCTCAAGCTGCCATGGTCCAAGACCGTGATCCAAATTGGGCGTGGCCAAATTGCAAACGTCGGCAACGATGTCGTCTTAGAGGAGAAGCGCGTCTCGAACAGACACTGTCGGATATCCTTAGgtgtcaaggagctcaaggtATCCCGCATGGACATGACGGAAGAGGACAttctcgaggagctgctcgGTCGCGAGGAGGCACCAGATGTGTGGATCGAGGACCTCAAGAGCAGTAACGGTACCTTT GTGAATGGGAAACGTTTAAATAAGCAGCGACAACTGCTGCAGAATGGTGACGAGATCTCTCTTGGGCATCAAGGCACAGCCGAGTCGCACGACGTGCGGTACATCTTCCGCTCGGTTGGCACGCGTAGTGGGGGAGGGACGACCCGGGATGGGaatgtcggcgaggtgtACCAACGATACCAGATCCTGGAAAC ACTCGGCAAAGGCACAttcgccgaggtcaagaaggcggTCGACATCGAGAATGGTGACATGCGTGCCATCAAGTTAATCGTCAAGCACCGCTTCGACCATGACCCCAAGACTCTGAAGCTCTTCGAACGGGAGATCGACATTTGCACCACCCTTGTTCAT GAGAATATCTGCCGTTTGCTCGAGTGGTTCGAGGACCCCCAGCACATCACCCTGGTGCTAGAGTTCATCGACGGCGGTGATTTGCTCAACTACATCATGGAATATAACGAAGGAAACTCCCCATTGC ccgaggaagaggccCAAGACTTCACCTTTCAGATCTGCAGAGCCATGGCCTTCTGC CACGAGAAGGGCGTGACGCACCGCgacctcaagcccgagaACATCCTCGTAACCAAGGAGAGCGAGAGTCAAGGGCGGCTTATCAAGATTGCAGACTTTGGCCTGGCCAAGATGATCACGGTCGAAGACAAGACCATGCTCAAGTCGCTCGTCGGCACGCCACAGTACTTGGCGCCCGAGGTCGTCATGCAGACCAAGACGAGCCCGGGTTACGAGAATGTCGTCGACTCGTGGTCAATCGGAATCATCGTCTACAGTATGCTCACAAAGAGCTTGCCGTTCGACGACAACAGCGAGTTGTCGTTGGAGCAACGCATCAGAGCTCGCGCGACCATCGACTTTGaccgcgtcgagctggaaCGGTACCATGTTTCTGCAGCCGGCGTTGATTTCATCGAGCGTCTGCTCCAGCCAGACCCTACGAAGCGTATGACGATGGAGGAGGCCCTCATGCACGAGTGGCTATCCGGCCCATCCTCGTTCCCGAGCGAGCCATCCCAGTCCCAACCACTGTTCGGGGACTCCATGTGGAATATTAAGGACTTCCGCTCGGATGAGGCTGGTACaagcgacggcggcgacctcgacatgaACGATGACGCGACACGCTCCGACTGGACGCGCCCAGCTACCATGAGTGCAACCAACTTTGGCAGTGCCAGCATGGGAGCAAGCTtcggcggcgccagcgTATCTAGCAACGACAGCTTCTCTCAACCCATGGAGAACCTTAGACTTGGCACGGCCAAGATCAACCAATTATCACCACCACGTGAGGAGGCGACAGCGTCACCACCGTTACGGCCCAACGGAACAGTTGAGATGAGAGAAGCCACACCTACGCCTGGGAACGTGATCGGCTCTTCACCCAAGCACGCTCCGATGGACGTCGACTCCTCCGCAGTGACTGTGGGAGCGAAGCGCAAGATGCCGTTCCTGGCCGACGCCTTCTCGTCCGGCGAGTTatctcctccaccacaaCAACCAAAGCCGACCGCACACCCAAGGAAGCGGGCCACACCGCCAAAGAAGACAGCAGGGAAAAAGACTTCATCACCAAAGAAGGTGGCGGCGTCCAAGAAGAGCCCAGTGAAGGCTGCCAACGGGCAAGCCGATAGAGAGACCACACCGCGCGCGGAACAAGCGCCTGGACACGGCCGTGTAacccgcgccgcgacggcgcgcttAGCTGCCGAACAAAGGAGCCCAGCGAGCCGCACGCGGTCGCACGCCGTCCGAGACGGAGAGCTACGCGGGAGCAAGAGCCGGCGTGTGGGATAG
- the SEC18 gene encoding uncharacterized protein (Cell division protein 48 (CDC48), domain 2), which yields MSFFKRNDPNAPAARRAGGGPYDRVPSEAGSSASLPPSRSPAPPSGFGGQPQPSPRYGEQYGGQQGGYGGQHGGYGGGNQGAYTPPAPPPQRHDHYGYPEEKVEYRAPAPPQQRALPPSPAPRQQYTQPQPSSGGGRGIFGIAPCPSDPLALTNRLVVNPADFPQDVENVILRGKYILSIIRDNTGTLPPRHLGPSKIQRQWMGLSAVGETVDCEPYRAGSGDFASDVELEVGFLVKRKETADLFDAENMSTAFINAFPDLPLTPLQTLVFDYRGHQLKVLVRNVSTLDGKEGATGIVMDGSDILWSKDPGSNMKLKSSSKMHAQNRILAPNFKFEDMGIGGLDTEFSAIFRRAFASRIFPPALVDKLGIQHVKGILLYGPPGTGKTLMARQIGKMLNAREPKVVNGPEILNKFVGQSEENIRKLFEDAEKEQKEKGDESGLHIIIFDELDAICKQRGSTNSGTGVGDSVVNQLLSKMDGVDQLNNVLIIGMTNRLDMIDEALLRPGRLEVHIEISLPDENGRLQILNIHTAKMRDNGVMGHDVDLAELAAHTKNFSGAELNGLVKSATSFAFNRHVKVGSVAAFDDVENLKIMRADFMHALDEVQPAFGVSEEELQQVVTMGMIHYSKSINEILNDGLLLVEQVRHSERTPLIAALLHGPTGAGKTALAATIAMQSDFPFIKLISPEQMVGYGEAQKIAHLHKVFSDAYKSPSSVIVVDNIERLLDWNPIGPRFSNGVLQALVVLFRKRPPKGRRLLILATTSNRSILADMAVQDAFDTDIPVSPLSSLDAVEHVLKEINMFDHADLQKCMSMLREARFGEQGRPELSVGVKKLLTLSEMARQDPAPAFKLASSLIRESSL from the exons ATGTCCTTTTTCAAACGCAACGATCCCAACGCGCCCGCTGCGCGCAGAGCCGGCGGCGGACCATACGACCGTGTGCCCTCCGAGGcgggctcgagcgcgtccctccccccctcccgATCGCCAGCACCTCCCTCCGGATTCGGCGGACAACCCCAGCCATCCCCCAGGTACGGCGAGCAATACGGAGGCCAGCAGGGCGGATACGGTGGTCAGCATGGCGGGTATGGAGGCGGCAACCAGGGCGCATACACTccgccggcgccaccaccccagCGTCACGACCACTACGGCTACcccgaggagaaggtcgagTACCGCGCACCAGCACCGCCTCAGCAGCGGGCCCTTCCACCCTCCCCGGCGCCACGTCAACAATAcacccagccccagccgTCCAGCGGCGGTGGACGTGGAAT CTTCGGCATTGCGCCATGCCCATCCGACCCCCTGGCGCTGACTaaccgcctcgtcgtcaacccCGCCGACTTCCCGCAGGACGTCGAGAACGTCATTCTGCGCGGCAAGTACATCCTCTCCATTATCCGAGACAACACGGGCACGCTCCCCCCGCGACACCTCGGTCCGTCCAAGATCCAGCGGCAATGGATGGGCCTGTCGGCGGTCGGCGAGACCGTCGACTGCGAGCCGTACCGCGCGGGGAGCGGCGACTTTGCgtccgacgtcgagctcgaggtcggtttcctcgtcaagcgcaaggagacGGCAGACCTGTTCGACGCCGAGAACATGTCGACTGCATTCATCAACGCGTTCCCTGACCTGCCGCTCACACCACTCCAAACCCTCGTCTTCGACTACCGCGGGCACCAGCTCAAGGTGCTGGTGCGCAACGTATCTACGCTCGATGGCAAGGAAGGCGCGACGGGTATTGTCATGGACGGCTCGGATATCCTGTGGTCCAAGGACCCTGGATCCAACATGAAGCTCAAGAGCAGCTCGAAAATGCATGCGCAGAACAGGATCCTCGCGCCCAACTTCAAGTTTGAGGACATGGGCATCGGTGGCCTCGACACCGAGTTCTCGGCAATCTTCCGCCGCGCGTTCGCATCGCGCATCTTCCCGCCAGCGCTTgttgacaagctcggcatccAGCATGTCAAGGGTATCCTCCTCTACGGCCCGCCCGGTACCGGCAAGACGCTAATGGCGCGTCAGATCGGCAAGATGCTCAACGCGCGCGAGCCCAAGGTCGTCAACGGCCCCGAGATCCTGAACAAGTTCGTCGGCCAGTCTGAGGAGAACATTCGCAAGCTGTTCGAAGATGCTGAGAAGGagcagaaggagaagggcgacgagTCCGGCTTGCACATTATCATctttgacgagctcgacgcgatcTGCAAGCAGCGCGGCTCAACCAACAGCGGCACTGGCGTCGGCGACTCGGTCGTCAACCAGCTGCTCTCCAAGATGGACGGCGTGGACCAGCTGAACAacgtcctcatcatcggTATGACGAACCGTCTGGACATGATCGACGAGGCACTCCTCCGCCCCGGCCGTCTCGAGGTACACATCGAGATCTCATTGCCGGACGAGAACGGGCGTCTGCAGATCCTGAATATCCACACGGCCAAGATGCGCGACAACGGCGTTATGGGCCATGACGttgacctcgccgagtTGGCTGCTCACACGAAGAACTTCTCCGGTGCAGAGCTCAACGGTCTCGTCAAGAGCGCTACGTCGTTCGCCTTCAACCGCCACGTCAAGGTCGGCTCAGTCGCGGCGtttgacgacgtcgagaacCTCAAGATCATGCGCGCGGACTTTATGCACgctctcgacgaggtgcagCCCGCGTTCGGTgtgagcgaggaggagctccaGCAGGTCGTGACTATGGGTATGATCCACTACTCCAAGTCTATCAACGAGATCCTCAACGACGGCTTGCTGCTTGTAGAGCAGGTGCGGCACTCTGAGCGCACACCGCTCATCGCGGCGCTTCTCCACGGCCCCACAGGCGCGGGTAAGACGGCGCTGGCAGCGACGATTGCGATGCAGTCCGACTTCCCCTTCATCAAGCTCATCTCGCCCGAGCAGATGGTCGGGTACGGCGAGGCGCAGAAGATTGCACACCTCCACAAGGTGTTCTCGGACGCGTACAAGtcaccctcctccgtcaTTGTGGTGGACAACATCGAGCGTCTGCTCGACTGGAATCCTATCGGGCCCCGCTTCTCCAACGGCGTTCTCCAAGCGCTCGTCGTGCTTTTCCGCAAGCGCCCACCCAAGGGCCGTcgcctcctcatcctcgcaaCAACCAGCAACAGGTCCATCCTGGCGGACATGGCCGTGCAGGACGCGTTCGACACTGACATCCCCGTGTCGCCACTGAGCAGCCTCGACGCAGTCGAGCACGTCCTCAAGGAGATCAACATGTTTGACCACGCCGACCTGCAGAAGTGTATGTCCATGCTACGGGAGGCGCGCTTCGGTGAACAGGGCCGTCCCGAGTTGAGCGTGGGCGTCAAGAAGCTCCTCACGCTGAGTGAGATGGCGCGCCAAGACCCCGCACCGGCGTTCAAGCTCGCTAGCTCGCTCATCCGCGAGTCGAGCTTGTAG